Below is a window of Calderihabitans maritimus DNA.
GGGGAAGGGAAGGTTTTCGGCGTAGCTTTGGATGCCTGCAACATTTGTGGTGTGGTAGGTTATTACCAGAGAAAAGACAGTGTAGTATGTTTAAACTGCGACGTGGTTATCAACACACCTACCATAGGATTTCCGGGGGGCTGCAATCCAATTCCCTTAGAACACCGGATTGAAAAAGGGAATTTAATCATTACCGTTGAGGACCTGGAAAAGAAAAAAGATATTTTTAAAGAGTAGGCGGTGACCAGAGTGTTTTGGCGTATGATAAGCAAGTCCTTTATACGGGAATTCAGGCGGAAATTGTTGGCTTTCGCGGCTGTAGCCTTTAGTGCGTCTTTAGTTACGGCTATGCTGAGTGTTTCCCTGGATATTGGAGATAAAATTAGCCGGGAATTGAAGACTTACGGAGCCAATCTGCTGATGGAGCCGCAGATGGATACGCTCCCGGTAAAAATCGGGGGTATAGACTACAATCCTCTGGCGGAACGGCAGTACATAGAGGAGGAAGAGTTGCCCAAGATTAAGATGATTTTTTGGCGGCATAACATTGTTGGCTTTGCCCCCTACCTGGAGGGAGTAGCCGGGATAGGTGACACCCGGGAAAAAGTCGCTCTTATTGGTACCTGGTTTGAGAAAGAACTTGAGCTGCCTACGGGAGAAAAAATAATTACCGGTGTAAAACAAATTAAGCCGTGGTGGGAAATTCACGGGAACTGGGTAAAAGATGACGATAACTCCGGTGATGCCCTGGTAGGTATACAACTGGCCAATTCCATGGCCTTAAAACCTGGTGATAAGATAGAAGTGCAGGTGGAAACACTGGAGGGTTTAAAGAGAAGGAAACTTCGGGTAGCGGGTATAGTTAATGCCGGAGGACAAGATGACCAGAATATATTTGTGCCTTTATCCTATTTACAGGAAATAATGAATTTGAAGGGCAAGGTTTCCAAGGTAGAGGTCAGTGCGTTGACAACTCCGGAAAACGAGCTGGCCAGGAAGGCGGCCAAAGACCCTGATTCTTTAACCCCGGAAGAGTTTGAGCGTTGGTATTGTACTGCTTATGTGAGCGCCATTGCCTACCAGTTGGAAGAAGCAATTCCGGGAACGAAAGTAAAGGCTATCCGCCAGGTTTCCCAGTCGGAAGGGAAAATTTTGAAGAAAATTCAGCTGTTGATGCTGGTAGTCAGCCTGGCCGCTTTGATTAGTTCGGCTTTGGGGATTTCCAGCCTTATGACCACTAATGTTTTACAACGAAGCAAAGAAATAGGTCTTCTGAAGGGGTTAGGAGCGCAGGTTTTAGCAGTGGTAGCCTTGTTCCTTACGGAAGCCGTTATCGTCGGGCTGGTGGGAGGCTTGGCAGGGTATTTGGTAGGTTTAGGTTTTGCGCAAATGGTAGGCTATACCGTTTTTGGAAGCAGTGTTCCCATAAAAATACTGGTTTTCCCTTTAGTTCTTTTAGTGGCTGTGGTTACGGCTTTGGCCGGGAGTCTAGCGGCTGTACGGCTGATTATTCGACTTAATCCGGCTGAGGTTTTGCATGGAAGGTAGGAGGGGAGCTTTATGAAAAGGTCGGCAATGTATTGGCGGCTTATCAGCCGTGCTTTCTTTAAAAGGAAATCTCAAGTAGGCATAGCTGCTTTGGCCATTGCTATCGGCACAGCGGTTATTTTTGGAATGGTTAATGTTTATTACGATATAGGTTTAAAAATGAGCAAGGAATTAAGGGCCTACGGTGCCAATATGGTGCTGCTGCCAGCTTCGAAGGCAGGATTGCTCAGGGAAGAAAAAATAGAGAAAGCGGCGGCCTTTTTTGCGGCCGATAAATTGTTGGGTTATGCGCCATTTCTGTATGGGGTGGTAAAAGTTAATTCCCAAAGGCTGGTCCTGGTAGGAACTTGGATGGATCAGGTCAGACATATCAGTCCTTACTGGGAGGTAAAGGGTAACTGGATTACTAGCCGTGAGGAACGAAGATCGGCTATCATAGGAACGGCGGTAGCAGAAAAGCTGCAGCTCTCTGAGGGTGACAAAATTACCCTAGTCAATCCCTCAACAGGACGCGGAATAGGGGTTGAGGTGGCGGGTATTGTTACCACTGGCAGCACGGAAGATAATCAAGTGTTTGTCAACCTGGCGGTGGCCCAAGAACTTCTGGAAAAGCCGGCTCAAGCCCACATAGCGTATTTTAGTGTCATGGGGTCAGGACAGGAGTTGGAAGAAAAGGCGGAAAAAATCAATAGTTCCCTTACTGAAGTTAGTATGAGACCGATCAGGCAGATATCCCGCTCGGAGGGGCAGATACTCGAGAGGATAAGTGCTTTAGTATACCTGGTGGTAATAATAATTTTTCTTTCCACCTTGCTTTGCGTTTCCAGCATCATGATGACGATGATAGTGGAACGCCGGCGGGAAATCGGCCTTAAAAAAGCTTTGGGGGCTTACGACAGAAATATTATTTTGGAGTTTTTGGGAGAAAGCATTATTTTAGGTTTATTAGGCGGAACTTTAGGCATCGCTATGGGTTACTTGCTGGCCCAGTTTATAGGTTGGAGTGTTTTTCAGGCCCCTATATCGCTAAGATTTTCAGTAGTTCCTCTGGCCTTGTTTACTTCTATCATAGTTGTGTGCTTAGCCAGTTTAATACCGGTTAAGACGGCCGTGGAAGTGCAGCCGGCGGCAGTTCTCAAAGGAGAATAGTTCTCAAAGGAGATTAAGGAGGGGAAGTCATGATATTGGAGATGCAAAATGTTTCCAAGAAATACGGCAGTGTTCAAGCTTTAAATAATGTCAGTTTACAGGTAGCGGCGGGGGAATGGGTTTCCATTATGGGACCTTCAGGTTCCGGAAAAACCACGTTGCTTAATATTATTGGAGGCATGGATAAACCTACTTCCGGGAAAGTACTTATTGACGGGGTCGATACGGCACGGCTAAATGAGAAACAATTAACCGAGCTGCGTAGGGATAAAATAGGACTTGTTTTTCAACAGTTTCATCTTATTCCTTATTTGACAGCTTTGGAAAATGTCATGGTGGCTCAGTATTATCACAGCATGCCTGATGAAAAAGAAGCTTTTGCAGCTCTGGAACGGGTAGGGCTGGCGGAAAGAGCCCATCATTTGCCCAGCCAGCTATCAGGGGGCGAACAACAGAGAGTATGTATAGCCCGAGCTTTAATTAATTATCCAAAATTGATTCTAGCTGACGAGCCTACCGGTAATCTGGATGAGACAAATGAAAAATTAGTATTGGAACTTTTTCAGAAATTGCACCGGGAAGGCCACAGCATAATAATGGTTACCCATGATCCCGAAGTGGGGCAATTAGCCCAGCGACAGATAAGGCTGGATCACGGTAGAATTATAGAGATTATTAATAATGAATAATATGGTTGTATTACCTTTTATTGTTAGTAATAAGACGAGTTATAGCGGGCGTACAGGTTACAATGGGTGAAAAGATGAAAAAAGGTGATCGGGTAATCATAAAGGAAAGCGGTTGTAAAATTATGTTTTACATTATTGAGTTTACCCGTAATAAGGCTGGGGAGAGAATAGCCATTTTAAAAGATGGGGAAAGCAATTCTAATAATTACCGTTTTGTTCCGTTATATAAATTGGAAGTCATTTCGGACAAAAAGTAACCGGCTGTTTTACTGGAGCCGGTCGAGATATTTGGGGTTATCCTTTTTGTAACCTGCGACGGAAGAATCTGGTGAGCAAAATTCCACTTATGATGGATAGAGGATAAATCAACATAGATAGAAAATTTCTTTTCTTTTGTGCACTCAAACCACATCCCTCCTTTAGATATAGTTTTCCAAGGAGCTGATAAGATATTCTTTTATTATTTATGGATGATTTTTAGCATGGATGCTGTATTCCGGGAGACAATATACTTCAGAAGATAATGGCTGTAGGTGAAAGCAATTGAGTATGGTAACGATTATGGTTGGACTGCCAGGTTCCGGAAAAAGCACTTGGATTGAAAAAAATGCTAAAACCGATGCGGTGATCAGCACCGATGAAATTCGGTGGAAAGAATTTGGTATCCAGTACGACCTCCGGCTGGAACCAGAAGTTTGGCAGATAGCTTTTAGCAAATTACGAGGATATCTTAAACAGGGAAGGGATATTATATTCGATGCTACTAACATAACCAGGCAACGGCGGCGTTTAATTAAAAAAATTGCCGATCAGTTCAAGGCGCGCACCCGAGTCGTCGTCATGAATACCTCTTTGGAAGAATGCTTGTATCGTAATGAAAGAAGAACCCAAGACAAGGTGCCGGCAGAAATAATAAAAATCATGGCATACCAATTTGAATGGCCCGAAGAAACCGAAGGATTTGATGAAATCCAAGTAGTGCAACCTGATTAAAGATTAAAAGAGAGGGACGGTGCTTTTAGACCCGTCCCACCGCGTGGTTCATGGTGCTACTGCTGATATTGCTTGTAGGT
It encodes the following:
- a CDS encoding ABC transporter permease; translated protein: MKRSAMYWRLISRAFFKRKSQVGIAALAIAIGTAVIFGMVNVYYDIGLKMSKELRAYGANMVLLPASKAGLLREEKIEKAAAFFAADKLLGYAPFLYGVVKVNSQRLVLVGTWMDQVRHISPYWEVKGNWITSREERRSAIIGTAVAEKLQLSEGDKITLVNPSTGRGIGVEVAGIVTTGSTEDNQVFVNLAVAQELLEKPAQAHIAYFSVMGSGQELEEKAEKINSSLTEVSMRPIRQISRSEGQILERISALVYLVVIIIFLSTLLCVSSIMMTMIVERRREIGLKKALGAYDRNIILEFLGESIILGLLGGTLGIAMGYLLAQFIGWSVFQAPISLRFSVVPLALFTSIIVVCLASLIPVKTAVEVQPAAVLKGE
- a CDS encoding ABC transporter ATP-binding protein; translated protein: MILEMQNVSKKYGSVQALNNVSLQVAAGEWVSIMGPSGSGKTTLLNIIGGMDKPTSGKVLIDGVDTARLNEKQLTELRRDKIGLVFQQFHLIPYLTALENVMVAQYYHSMPDEKEAFAALERVGLAERAHHLPSQLSGGEQQRVCIARALINYPKLILADEPTGNLDETNEKLVLELFQKLHREGHSIIMVTHDPEVGQLAQRQIRLDHGRIIEIINNE
- a CDS encoding ATP-binding protein, with protein sequence MVTIMVGLPGSGKSTWIEKNAKTDAVISTDEIRWKEFGIQYDLRLEPEVWQIAFSKLRGYLKQGRDIIFDATNITRQRRRLIKKIADQFKARTRVVVMNTSLEECLYRNERRTQDKVPAEIIKIMAYQFEWPEETEGFDEIQVVQPD
- a CDS encoding ABC transporter permease produces the protein MFWRMISKSFIREFRRKLLAFAAVAFSASLVTAMLSVSLDIGDKISRELKTYGANLLMEPQMDTLPVKIGGIDYNPLAERQYIEEEELPKIKMIFWRHNIVGFAPYLEGVAGIGDTREKVALIGTWFEKELELPTGEKIITGVKQIKPWWEIHGNWVKDDDNSGDALVGIQLANSMALKPGDKIEVQVETLEGLKRRKLRVAGIVNAGGQDDQNIFVPLSYLQEIMNLKGKVSKVEVSALTTPENELARKAAKDPDSLTPEEFERWYCTAYVSAIAYQLEEAIPGTKVKAIRQVSQSEGKILKKIQLLMLVVSLAALISSALGISSLMTTNVLQRSKEIGLLKGLGAQVLAVVALFLTEAVIVGLVGGLAGYLVGLGFAQMVGYTVFGSSVPIKILVFPLVLLVAVVTALAGSLAAVRLIIRLNPAEVLHGR